Below is a genomic region from Pirellulales bacterium.
AGTACGTCTTTCGGTCGCACTGGCAGTTTCCGACGGTGGGGAATATTATGCGGTGCCCACGGGGGTCGGAACTGATGCGGCGGTGCTACGAGGTCGCCAAGGAAGCGGTGACTCCCCAAAATCGGGAGTGGAACCTGCCGATTCGGATTCTCAATGAGCAAGTGTCGCGCCTGGGACTAGAGCCGTTCATCCGGCAGGATATATGTAATAGCGATTCACCGGCGGAACTGCGCGAGTTGCTCACGGGAACAAAGCCCATTCCACGGGAGTGGCACTTTGTGCATTGGTGCGCGGCACTGGGAGGGTGGGTTGGGGGCGAAGGTGTAAATTGGAATATGGAACAAGGAATAATGGCGGCAAGCTCGAGGCAATTTGAGAACTAAAGAAAAAAAATACCAGCTTGCCTGAGCAATAAGGCAAGATTACATCAAGATCTGTATAGTAATCTACTCTACATTATTCTATGTGGTACAACAAATCGTAAGATATTTATTTATCCAACACTTTACCAAGCATGTTACTTACGCGCTCTCTTGTCTTATATAACTTTCCAT
It encodes:
- a CDS encoding glycosyltransferase, whose amino-acid sequence is MMAINFNRKSPAVYDHKYQAPRTPLPSRVIPRDAATILPAADVFCYPVDGPLDMPFGKGSYAGFSDIFRYKLLYGEGGWYSDMDVTCLKPPLFETEYVFRSHWQFPTVGNIMRCPRGSELMRRCYEVAKEAVTPQNREWNLPIRILNEQVSRLGLEPFIRQDICNSDSPAELRELLTGTKPIPREWHFVHWCAALGGWVGGEGVNWNMEQGIMAASSRQFEN